A genomic window from Xyrauchen texanus isolate HMW12.3.18 chromosome 15, RBS_HiC_50CHRs, whole genome shotgun sequence includes:
- the calhm6 gene encoding calcium homeostasis modulator protein 6, producing MDHLKPLLTFTQKQQTNLGFGLIALLTVGSEHVFSVFAFSCPCNDWNFIYGNVCLLVPALALLILSYMLSNKTWKLFTGLCLRKRKLFRFNYAFGFLCVFLQISVTAMVAPLSWIAVALLKGVYFECAMTGANVTLFRSHLCNDKYPHCRTELVQFPCDGTSVPKSERVAVLSIIRAESQVLGWILIASVMMVTFLLTCVARCHSPISYMQLKFWRMYSQKESELLHSYTAQHAEKLAKRNLTSFFELTKPTPMKSPPKKAWEKISSFYKF from the exons ATGGATCACTTAAAACCTCTTCTTACATTCACCCAGAAACAGCAAACCAATTTGGGATTTGGACTGATTGCTCTTCTAACAGTGGGTAGCGAGCACGTCTTCTCTGTCTTTGCTTTTAGTTGTCCTTGCAATGATTGGAATTTTATTTACGGGAACGTCTGCCTCCTCGTACCCGCACTTGCTCTGCTCATCCTAAGTTACATGTTGAGCAATAAAACATGGAAATTATTCACGGGTCTGTGCCTTAGGAAAAGGAAACTATTTCGCTTTAATTACGCATTTGGCTTTTTGTGCGTTTTTCTTCAAATCAGCGTGACCGCAATGGTCGCACCTCTCAGCTGGATTGCAGTTGCTCTTCTCAAAGGGGTTTACTTCGAGTGTGCAATGACTGGTGCCAATGTTACTCTCTTCAGGAGTCACCTTTGTAACGACAAGTATCCTCACTGTCGGACAGAGCTGGTTCAGTTCCCGTGTGATGGAACCAGTGTCCCGAAAAGCGAGAGAGTGGCTGTTCTTTCCATCATACGCGCGGAATCTCAG GTTCTTGGTTGGATCCTGATAGCTTCTGTCATGATGGTCACCTTTCTGCTTACATGTGTGGCAAGATGCCATTCTCCAATCAGTTACATGCAGCTGAAGTTTTGGAGGATGTACTCTCAGAAGGAGAGTGAGCTTTTGCACAGCTACACAGCTCAGCATGCTGAAAAGCTTGCAAAGAGAAACTTAACAAGTTTCTTTGAGTTAACCAAACCCACTCCTATGAAGAGTCCTCCCAAAAAAGCCTGGGAGAAGATTTCCTCCTTCTACAAGTTCTGA
- the LOC127655965 gene encoding calcium homeostasis modulator protein 5-like, producing MSVPTMDSFKTVLRFLTNQKSTIGYSFMAIFTIGSERIFSMVSFQCPCNHEQNFVYGVTFLLGPAIVFMIISLFVSTRLWRLYTGCCLNPFKLCPKGNCLSCLTAFIKVIAGACIAPTMWLCVALLNGTFYECAVSGLDKNMVVELFCKNKTPACQEELARVPCGKSRLSPDDNKELLLMLRAQSQILGWSIVIISAIAALIGTCFKNCRSQVSYLQLTFWNIYMKMEKEKFETFAEDYATKLAERNLKSFFDNKGPEPFSFPNHKAWEEISSIYTFTKSEQYYSNLQRYVERGDRDYSPEKHPVLQLEDGIEMA from the exons ATGTCTGTACCAACTATGGATTCTTTTAAGACCGTCTTACGGTTCCTCACCAATCAGAAGAGTACTATTGGCTATAGCTTCATGGCCATTTTTACAATAGGTAGTGAACGAATTTTCTCCATGGTTTCTTTCCAGTGTCCGTGCAACCATGAACAGAATTTTGTCTATGGAGTAACATTTCTGCTCGGCCCAGCCATTGTCTTCATGATCATCAGTCTCTTTGTTAGTACACGTCTTTGGCGATTATATACTGGGTGTTGTCTCAACCCTTTCAAACTCTGCCCCAAGGGTAACTGTTTGAGTTGCTTGACAGCGTTTATTAAAGTAATTGCTGGAGCTTGCATTGCGCCCACTATGTGGCTTTGTGTAGCACTGCTCAATGGAACCTTTTACGAGTGTGCTGTCAGTGGCTTGGATAAAAACATGGTGGTAGAACTTTTCTGCAAAAACAAGACACCTGCGTGCCAGGAAGAGCTAGCCCGAGTGCCCTGCGGCAAGTCTCGTCTGTCTCCAGATGATAATAAGGAACTGCTACTAATGCTTCGAGCTCAGTCACAA ATCCTTGGCTGGTCCATCGTTATAATTTCGGCAATAGCAGCACTGATTGGCACATGCTTTAAGAACTGTCGCTCTCAGGTAAGCTACCTTCAGTTAACTTTCTGGAACATCTACATGAAGATGGAGAAGGAAAAGTTTGAGACATTTGCTGAAGACTATGCCACCAAACTGGCAGAAAGGAACCTCAAGAGCTTCTTTGACAACAAAGGTCCCGAACCATTTTCCTTTCCCAACCACAAGGCCTGGGAGGAGATCTCCTCtatatacacatttacaaaaaGTGAACAGTACTACAGCAACCTGCAGAGATATGTGGAGCGTGGCGATCGGGATTATAGCCCTGAGAAGCATCCTGTTTTACAGTTGGAAGATGGCATAGAGATGGCATAG
- the rwdd1 gene encoding RWD domain-containing protein 1 produces MTDYGEEQRNELEAIESIYPDSFTVLSEGPTSFTITVTSDAGENDEMVEVTLKFTYVEKYPDEPPLWEINSQENLEDSDAEDILALLKQQAEENLGMVMIFTLVTAVQEKLNEIVDQIKSRREEEKQRKDREAEEAEKVAFQGTVVTIENFLSWKARFEQEMTELKRKKQKEEELAAKGKLTGKQLFETDHNLDTSDIQFLEDGGNSVEVDESLFQDMDDLDLDEDDPDFNPLDLGSDED; encoded by the exons ATGACAGACTACGGCGAAGAGCAGCGGAATGAACTAGAAGCAATAGAGTCTATTTACCCAGACTCGTTTACAG TGCTTTCAGAAGGTCCCACAAGCTTCACCATTACAGTTACGTCTGATGCtggagaaaatgatgaga TGGTGGAGGTGACCCTAAAATTTACATATGTGGAGAAATATCCAGACGAGCCCCCTCTCTGGGAGATCAATTCACAGGAGAACCTGGAAGATTCAGATGCAGAAGATATTCTGGCACTTTTAAAGCAACAG GCAGAAGAAAACCTGGGAATGGTTATGATATTCACATTAGTGACAGCTGTGCAAGAGAAACTTAATGAAATAGTTGACCAGATTAAGagcagaagagaagaggagaAACAAAGAAAAGATAGAGAGGCTGAAGAAGCCGAAAAG GTTGCATTCCAAGGTACTGTGGTCACAATTGAGAACTTTTTATCATGGAAAGCAAGGTTTGAACAAGAAATGACAGAACTAAAGAGGAAAAAGCAGAAAGAAGAGGAGCTGGCAGCAAAGGGAAAACTTACAG GAAAACAGCTCTTTGAGACTGACCATAATCTTGACACATCAGATATTCAGTTTTTGGAGGATG GTGGGAACAGTGTGGAAGTGGACGAGTCCCTATTCCAAGACATGGATGATTTGGACCTGGATGAAGATGACCCTGATTTCAACCCACTGGATCTGGGTAGTGATGAAGACTGA